Proteins from one Salvelinus sp. IW2-2015 linkage group LG32, ASM291031v2, whole genome shotgun sequence genomic window:
- the LOC111956825 gene encoding volume-regulated anion channel subunit LRRC8D: protein MFTITELASLNDIQPTYRILKPWWDVFMDYLGVVMLMLSIFAMTMQITKDQVACLPCLEEAEEAAAGPNSCTTQCQQDTTSSAVSMTTVLATPMATKDLPDSAVHEIHNTQPIVVKRESKMQQPEPTGIRTNLDYQQYIFVNQMCYHVALPWYSKYFPYLTLIHTLVLMVSSNFWFKYPKTSSKIEHFVSILGRCFESPWTTKALSETACEDSEENKQRLTGTTSAPREISQENKDENAANTSTPMLGNTGVKFSADTPVAEAPSMTILDKKDGEQAKALFEKVRKFRAHVEDSDFIYKLYVAQTVVKTVKFILILSYTSTFMAAIDFRHKCEPDIKHLTGYKQFFCTHNMAFMLRKLLLSYMALILIYGMVCLYSLHWLFRRPLKEYSFEKVREESSFSDIPDVKNDFAFLLHMVDQYDQLYSKRFGVFLSEVSENKLREISLNHEWTFEKLRQLVIRNAQDQQELHLFMLSGLPNAVFDLTDLEILKLELIPEVRFSAKISQMTSMHELHLCHCPAKVEQTAFVFLRDHLRCLHVKFTDVAEIPTWVYLLRSLRELNLVGNLSSEHNKMIGLESMRDLKHLKTLYLKSNLTKMPSSLTELSPHLIKLVVHNDGTKLLVLNSLKKMTNLTDLELHNCELERIPHAIFSLTNLQELDLKSNNIRTIEEIISFQHLKRLTCLKLWHNKIITIPASIGQVKCLESLHLSHNKLETLPPALFHLPKLRHLDVSQNSITVIPPDVGLLQNLQHFAINANKVEVLPKQLFRCTKLKVLCLSNNGLTNLPETVGQLVQLAQLELRGNSLDRLPSLLGNCRLLRKNCLIVEDHLFDTLPVEVKESISRETNVSFTSGL from the coding sequence ATGTTTACCATCACTGAGTTAGCATCGCTGAATGACATCCAGCCGACCTACCGCATCCTAAAACCATGGTGGGACGTCTTCATGGACTACCTGGGGGTGGTCATGCTCATGTTGTCCATCTTCGCCATGACGATGCAGATCACAAAGGACCAGGTGGCGTGCCTTCCCTGCCTGGAGGAAGCGGAGGAGGCGGCGGCAGGGCCAAACTCTTGCACAACCCAATGTCAGCAAGATACCACCTCATCAGCAGTTAGTATGACGACAGTGCTTGCTACACCAATGGCCACGAAAGATCTACCAGACAGTGCAGTACACGAGATCCACAACACCCAACCCATCGTTGTGAAGCGAGAGAGCAAAATGCAGCAACCTGAGCCCACAGGAATCCGAACCAACTTAGATTATCAGCAGTACATCTTTGTCAACCAAATGTGTTACCATGTTGCCTTGCCCTGGTACTCAAAGTACTTCCCGTACCTCACCCTCATCCACACCCTTGTGCTTATGGTCAGTAGTAACTTCTGGTTCAAATACCCCAAGACAAGCTCAAAGATTGAACACTTTGTGTCCATTCTCGGACGGTGCTTTGAGTCTCCATGGACTACAAAGGCTTTGTCCGAGACAGCCTGTGAGGATTCTGAGGAGAACAAACAGAGACTGACTGGCACCACTTCAGCACCGAGGGAGATATCACAGGAAAATAAAGACGAAAATGCTGCCAACACATCTACTCCTATGCTTGGGAATACAGGAGTCAAGTTCTCAGCAGATACGCCCGTTGCTGAGGCACCAAGTATGACTATCTTGGACAAGAAGGATGGAGAGCAGGCCAAGGCTCTTTTTGAGAAGGTGAGAAAATTCCGTGCCCATGTGGAGGACAGCGATTTCATCTACAAGCTCTACGTAGCTCAGACCGTGGTCAAAACGGTCAAGTTCATTTTGATTCTGTCATATACGTCAACTTTTATGGCTGCCATCGACTTTCGCCACAAATGTGAGCCCGATATCAAACACTTAACCGGATATAAGCAGTTCTTTTGTACTCACAACATGGCGTTCATGCTGAGAAAGCTCCTCCTCAGCTACATGGCCCTCATATTGATCTATGGGATGGTGTGCTTGTATTCCCTCCACTGGCTTTTCAGGCGCCCCCTTAAAGAGTACTCATTTGAGAAAGTCAGAGAGGAGAGTAGCTTCAGTGACATTCCTGACGTGAAGAACGATTTTGCGTTCCTCCTGCACATGGTCGATCAGTACGACCAGCTGTATTCCAAACGATTTGGTGTATTCCTCTCCGAGGTCAGCGAGAACAAGCTGAGGGAGATCAGTCTGAACCACGAGTGGACATTTGAGAAGCTCAGACAGCTTGTGATCCGAAATGCCCAAGACCAGCAGGAGCTCCACCTCTTCATGCTCTCTGGTCTCCCCAATGCAGTGTTTGATCTCACCGACCTGGAAATACTTAAACTAGAACTAATTCCTGAGGTCAGGTTTTCGGCAAAGATTTCCCAAATGACCAGTATGCATGAGCTGCACCTCTGCCACTGCCCTGCCAAAGTTGAGCAGACAGCCTTTGTCTTTCTCCGTGACCACCTCCGCTGCCTTCACGTCAAGTTCACAGACGTTGCTGAGATCCCCACATGGGTTTATTTGTTGAGAAGTTTGAGGGAGCTTAACTTGGTAGGGAATTTAAGCTCAGAACACAACAAAATGATCGGACTAGAGTCCATGCGAGATTTGAAACATCTAAAGACATTGTATCTGAAGAGCAACCTCACCAAGATGCCTTCAAGCCTAACTGAGCTGTCCCCACACCTGATCAAACTGGTGGTGCACAATGATGGTACTAAACTACTGGTACTGAACAGCCTTAAGAAGATGACAAACCTCACCGATCTGGAGTTGCACAACTGTGAGCTGGAGAGGATCCCCCATGCTATTTTCAGCTTAACCAACCTTCAAGAGCTGGACCTCAAATCCAACAACATTCGCACCATCGAGGAGATCATCAGCTTTCAGCACCTCAAGAGGTTGACCTGCCTCAAACTGTGGCACAACAAAATCATCACCATTCCAGCCTCCATAGGCCAGGTCAAGTGTTTGGAGTCACTTCACCTTTCGCACAACAAACTGGAGACGCTCCCGCCGGCGCTGTTCCACCTCCCCAAGCTGAGGCACCTGGACGTCAGTCAGAACTCCATCACAGTGATCCCGCCGGACGTGGGTCTCCTGCAGAACCTCCAGCACTTCGCCATCAATGCAAACAAGGTGGAAGTGCTGCCCAAGCAGTTGTTCAGGTGCACCAAGCTGAAGGTCCTGTGTCTGAGCAACAATGGCCTCACCAACCTGCCTGAGACAGTGGGTCAGTTGGTGCAGCTCGCtcagctggagctgagggggaaCAGTCTGGACCGCCTTCCCTCGCTACTGGGGAACTGTCGCCTTCTACGTAAAAACTGCCTCATTGTCGAGGACCACCTTTTTGACACTTTACCCGTAGAAGTAAAGGAGAGCATCAGTCGGGAGACCAATGTGTCCTTTACGAGTGGTTTATAG